One stretch of Acropora muricata isolate sample 2 chromosome 12, ASM3666990v1, whole genome shotgun sequence DNA includes these proteins:
- the LOC136892217 gene encoding uncharacterized protein isoform X1 — translation MNSYEQKNSVGCQTRIFEPRNQPIKRFESQTNNYKQSRSIMDFIFRVLCALIVSVSLLQSTVSAASRRTEDSSNVWEKRMRTSLNLLQRRPCWGLSEEAECHDRAIFSNPDTQKMRLYTAAGPKKVRVVLPDRKQRRLAHHSSRNNSYDAVFVIDPFPEASFGHLVFLFLVSYDVNETTCNKTLNGAYIFTDRSECIRRAEKFHCRNRVTTRQVKCEINFIPLVYYKDDSAKTQRLRCRQKLINLRFATCPALEDFPTRCSDNKPRCDNRGISKPDRYCSHKRCNHAVLVSGGWNSFASRQRYRRSLHNVWALLHSTMRYRKQFIRTFLGQGQKRELAEDQIEKTYVVERTTKVRQYISNLCRSILCVETLTLYLTGPANSDGALMFWDRNQVGITDESKLYTPKQLLDDIRNCSARRVFLIADYSYSGAMINRLKSRISRHPDQFRNIMAISSTDWGEYAGRNNFTDVFIEKNKEGPMTKSVIQVFKDIKRDLRGSLSTPQIVTAPSSSFVNITLDGYESNKSREAAKDFHPCKLIPRKDLPSSLP, via the exons taAAAGATTTGAGAGCCAGACGAACAACTACAAGCAAAGTCGTTCTATCATGGATTTTATTTTTCGAGTTCTTTGCGCGCTTATAGTCAGTGTCAGTTTACTACAGTCCACTGTGTCTGCAGCATCTCGAAGGACAGAAGATTCTTCAAACGTTTGGGAGAAACGAATGCGTACGTCACTGAATCTCTTGCAAAGACGTCCTTGCTGGGGTCTCTCAGAAGAAGCTGAATGCCATGATCGTGCAATTTTCAGCAACCCCGATACTCAGAAAATGAGATTATACACTGCTGCGGGACCCAAGAAAGTTCGCGTTGTTTTACCAGATCGCAAACAGCGCCGGCTCGCCCATCATTCGTCCAGAAACAACTCTTATGATGCCGTATTTGTCATTGACCCCTTCCCTGAGGCGAGCTTTGGACATCTGGTCTTTCTGTTTCTAGTGAGCTATGATGTTAATGAGACTACCTGTAATAAGACTCTGAATGGTGCTTACATCTTCACAG ATCGGAGTGAGTGTATCCGGAGAGCAGAAAAATTCCACTGCAGAAACCGTGTCACCACAAGACAAGTCAAATGTGAGATCAATTTCATCCCACTGGTTTATTATAAGGATGACAGTGCTAAAACACAGCGTCTCCGATGCCGTCAGAAGCTGATAAATCTCAGATTTGCAACCTGCCCAGCGCTCGAAGACTTCCCTACACGATGTAGTGACAATAAACCGCGTTGTGATAACCGTGGAATCAGCAAACCTGACAGGTACTGCAGCCACAAGAGATGCAATCATGCAGTGTTGGTATCAGGTGGCTGGAATTCCTTCGCAAGTCGTCAGCGGTACCGCAGAAGTCTACATAATGTTTGGGCATTACTGCATTCAACAATGCGTTACAGGAAGCAGTTTATCAGGACCTTCCTTGGTCAGGGGCAGAAGAGGGAAC TTGCTGAAGATCAGATAGAAAAAACGTACGTGGTGGAAAGGACAACCAAGGTTCGACAATACATCAGTAACTTATGTCGCTCTATATTATGTGTGGAGACGTTAACCCTCTATCTGACGGGACCAGCGAACAGTGATGGAGCGCTTATGTTCTGGGACCGCAACCAAGTTGGAATAACTGATGAATCGAAGCTGTACACACCCAAACAGCTGTTAGACGATATTAGGAACTGTTCAGCAAGGCGAGTTTTTCTGATCGCGGATTACAGTTATTCAGGAGCGATGATCAACCGACTAAAGAGCAGAATCTCTCGCCACCCGGACCAGTTTCGAAACATTATGGCCATTTCATCAACGGACTGGGGAGAGTACGCAGGGAGAAACAATTTCACAGATGTTTTCATTGAGAAAAATAAAGAAGGTCCAATGACAAAAAGTGTAATACAAGTTTTCAAG GATATAAAGCGAGATCTCAGGGGAAGTTTGTCAACTCCACAAATTGTCACTGCACCCAGTTCTTCCTTCGTTAACATAACTCTCGACGGATACGAGTCCAATAAATCCAGAGAGGCTGCAAAAGATTTTCATCCTTGTAAGTTGATTCCGCGTAAGGATCTCCCGTCTTCTTTACCATAA
- the LOC136892217 gene encoding uncharacterized protein isoform X4 → MDFIFRVLCALIVSVSLLQSTVSAASRRTEDSSNVWEKRMRTSLNLLQRRPCWGLSEEAECHDRAIFSNPDTQKMRLYTAAGPKKVRVVLPDRKQRRLAHHSSRNNSYDAVFVIDPFPEASFGHLVFLFLVSYDVNETTCNKTLNGAYIFTDRSECIRRAEKFHCRNRVTTRQVKCEINFIPLVYYKDDSAKTQRLRCRQKLINLRFATCPALEDFPTRCSDNKPRCDNRGISKPDRYCSHKRCNHAVLVSGGWNSFASRQRYRRSLHNVWALLHSTMRYRKQFIRTFLGQGQKRELAEDQIEKTYVVERTTKVRQYISNLCRSILCVETLTLYLTGPANSDGALMFWDRNQVGITDESKLYTPKQLLDDIRNCSARRVFLIADYSYSGAMINRLKSRISRHPDQFRNIMAISSTDWGEYAGRNNFTDVFIEKNKEGPMTKSVIQVFKDIKRDLRGSLSTPQIVTAPSSSFVNITLDGYESNKSREAAKDFHPCKLIPRKDLPSSLP, encoded by the exons ATGGATTTTATTTTTCGAGTTCTTTGCGCGCTTATAGTCAGTGTCAGTTTACTACAGTCCACTGTGTCTGCAGCATCTCGAAGGACAGAAGATTCTTCAAACGTTTGGGAGAAACGAATGCGTACGTCACTGAATCTCTTGCAAAGACGTCCTTGCTGGGGTCTCTCAGAAGAAGCTGAATGCCATGATCGTGCAATTTTCAGCAACCCCGATACTCAGAAAATGAGATTATACACTGCTGCGGGACCCAAGAAAGTTCGCGTTGTTTTACCAGATCGCAAACAGCGCCGGCTCGCCCATCATTCGTCCAGAAACAACTCTTATGATGCCGTATTTGTCATTGACCCCTTCCCTGAGGCGAGCTTTGGACATCTGGTCTTTCTGTTTCTAGTGAGCTATGATGTTAATGAGACTACCTGTAATAAGACTCTGAATGGTGCTTACATCTTCACAG ATCGGAGTGAGTGTATCCGGAGAGCAGAAAAATTCCACTGCAGAAACCGTGTCACCACAAGACAAGTCAAATGTGAGATCAATTTCATCCCACTGGTTTATTATAAGGATGACAGTGCTAAAACACAGCGTCTCCGATGCCGTCAGAAGCTGATAAATCTCAGATTTGCAACCTGCCCAGCGCTCGAAGACTTCCCTACACGATGTAGTGACAATAAACCGCGTTGTGATAACCGTGGAATCAGCAAACCTGACAGGTACTGCAGCCACAAGAGATGCAATCATGCAGTGTTGGTATCAGGTGGCTGGAATTCCTTCGCAAGTCGTCAGCGGTACCGCAGAAGTCTACATAATGTTTGGGCATTACTGCATTCAACAATGCGTTACAGGAAGCAGTTTATCAGGACCTTCCTTGGTCAGGGGCAGAAGAGGGAAC TTGCTGAAGATCAGATAGAAAAAACGTACGTGGTGGAAAGGACAACCAAGGTTCGACAATACATCAGTAACTTATGTCGCTCTATATTATGTGTGGAGACGTTAACCCTCTATCTGACGGGACCAGCGAACAGTGATGGAGCGCTTATGTTCTGGGACCGCAACCAAGTTGGAATAACTGATGAATCGAAGCTGTACACACCCAAACAGCTGTTAGACGATATTAGGAACTGTTCAGCAAGGCGAGTTTTTCTGATCGCGGATTACAGTTATTCAGGAGCGATGATCAACCGACTAAAGAGCAGAATCTCTCGCCACCCGGACCAGTTTCGAAACATTATGGCCATTTCATCAACGGACTGGGGAGAGTACGCAGGGAGAAACAATTTCACAGATGTTTTCATTGAGAAAAATAAAGAAGGTCCAATGACAAAAAGTGTAATACAAGTTTTCAAG GATATAAAGCGAGATCTCAGGGGAAGTTTGTCAACTCCACAAATTGTCACTGCACCCAGTTCTTCCTTCGTTAACATAACTCTCGACGGATACGAGTCCAATAAATCCAGAGAGGCTGCAAAAGATTTTCATCCTTGTAAGTTGATTCCGCGTAAGGATCTCCCGTCTTCTTTACCATAA
- the LOC136892217 gene encoding uncharacterized protein isoform X3 has protein sequence MNKKTLWAVKRFESQTNNYKQSRSIMDFIFRVLCALIVSVSLLQSTVSAASRRTEDSSNVWEKRMRTSLNLLQRRPCWGLSEEAECHDRAIFSNPDTQKMRLYTAAGPKKVRVVLPDRKQRRLAHHSSRNNSYDAVFVIDPFPEASFGHLVFLFLVSYDVNETTCNKTLNGAYIFTDRSECIRRAEKFHCRNRVTTRQVKCEINFIPLVYYKDDSAKTQRLRCRQKLINLRFATCPALEDFPTRCSDNKPRCDNRGISKPDRYCSHKRCNHAVLVSGGWNSFASRQRYRRSLHNVWALLHSTMRYRKQFIRTFLGQGQKRELAEDQIEKTYVVERTTKVRQYISNLCRSILCVETLTLYLTGPANSDGALMFWDRNQVGITDESKLYTPKQLLDDIRNCSARRVFLIADYSYSGAMINRLKSRISRHPDQFRNIMAISSTDWGEYAGRNNFTDVFIEKNKEGPMTKSVIQVFKDIKRDLRGSLSTPQIVTAPSSSFVNITLDGYESNKSREAAKDFHPCKLIPRKDLPSSLP, from the exons taAAAGATTTGAGAGCCAGACGAACAACTACAAGCAAAGTCGTTCTATCATGGATTTTATTTTTCGAGTTCTTTGCGCGCTTATAGTCAGTGTCAGTTTACTACAGTCCACTGTGTCTGCAGCATCTCGAAGGACAGAAGATTCTTCAAACGTTTGGGAGAAACGAATGCGTACGTCACTGAATCTCTTGCAAAGACGTCCTTGCTGGGGTCTCTCAGAAGAAGCTGAATGCCATGATCGTGCAATTTTCAGCAACCCCGATACTCAGAAAATGAGATTATACACTGCTGCGGGACCCAAGAAAGTTCGCGTTGTTTTACCAGATCGCAAACAGCGCCGGCTCGCCCATCATTCGTCCAGAAACAACTCTTATGATGCCGTATTTGTCATTGACCCCTTCCCTGAGGCGAGCTTTGGACATCTGGTCTTTCTGTTTCTAGTGAGCTATGATGTTAATGAGACTACCTGTAATAAGACTCTGAATGGTGCTTACATCTTCACAG ATCGGAGTGAGTGTATCCGGAGAGCAGAAAAATTCCACTGCAGAAACCGTGTCACCACAAGACAAGTCAAATGTGAGATCAATTTCATCCCACTGGTTTATTATAAGGATGACAGTGCTAAAACACAGCGTCTCCGATGCCGTCAGAAGCTGATAAATCTCAGATTTGCAACCTGCCCAGCGCTCGAAGACTTCCCTACACGATGTAGTGACAATAAACCGCGTTGTGATAACCGTGGAATCAGCAAACCTGACAGGTACTGCAGCCACAAGAGATGCAATCATGCAGTGTTGGTATCAGGTGGCTGGAATTCCTTCGCAAGTCGTCAGCGGTACCGCAGAAGTCTACATAATGTTTGGGCATTACTGCATTCAACAATGCGTTACAGGAAGCAGTTTATCAGGACCTTCCTTGGTCAGGGGCAGAAGAGGGAAC TTGCTGAAGATCAGATAGAAAAAACGTACGTGGTGGAAAGGACAACCAAGGTTCGACAATACATCAGTAACTTATGTCGCTCTATATTATGTGTGGAGACGTTAACCCTCTATCTGACGGGACCAGCGAACAGTGATGGAGCGCTTATGTTCTGGGACCGCAACCAAGTTGGAATAACTGATGAATCGAAGCTGTACACACCCAAACAGCTGTTAGACGATATTAGGAACTGTTCAGCAAGGCGAGTTTTTCTGATCGCGGATTACAGTTATTCAGGAGCGATGATCAACCGACTAAAGAGCAGAATCTCTCGCCACCCGGACCAGTTTCGAAACATTATGGCCATTTCATCAACGGACTGGGGAGAGTACGCAGGGAGAAACAATTTCACAGATGTTTTCATTGAGAAAAATAAAGAAGGTCCAATGACAAAAAGTGTAATACAAGTTTTCAAG GATATAAAGCGAGATCTCAGGGGAAGTTTGTCAACTCCACAAATTGTCACTGCACCCAGTTCTTCCTTCGTTAACATAACTCTCGACGGATACGAGTCCAATAAATCCAGAGAGGCTGCAAAAGATTTTCATCCTTGTAAGTTGATTCCGCGTAAGGATCTCCCGTCTTCTTTACCATAA
- the LOC136892217 gene encoding uncharacterized protein isoform X2, which yields MKEVDVRKAVIFCKRFESQTNNYKQSRSIMDFIFRVLCALIVSVSLLQSTVSAASRRTEDSSNVWEKRMRTSLNLLQRRPCWGLSEEAECHDRAIFSNPDTQKMRLYTAAGPKKVRVVLPDRKQRRLAHHSSRNNSYDAVFVIDPFPEASFGHLVFLFLVSYDVNETTCNKTLNGAYIFTDRSECIRRAEKFHCRNRVTTRQVKCEINFIPLVYYKDDSAKTQRLRCRQKLINLRFATCPALEDFPTRCSDNKPRCDNRGISKPDRYCSHKRCNHAVLVSGGWNSFASRQRYRRSLHNVWALLHSTMRYRKQFIRTFLGQGQKRELAEDQIEKTYVVERTTKVRQYISNLCRSILCVETLTLYLTGPANSDGALMFWDRNQVGITDESKLYTPKQLLDDIRNCSARRVFLIADYSYSGAMINRLKSRISRHPDQFRNIMAISSTDWGEYAGRNNFTDVFIEKNKEGPMTKSVIQVFKDIKRDLRGSLSTPQIVTAPSSSFVNITLDGYESNKSREAAKDFHPCKLIPRKDLPSSLP from the exons taAAAGATTTGAGAGCCAGACGAACAACTACAAGCAAAGTCGTTCTATCATGGATTTTATTTTTCGAGTTCTTTGCGCGCTTATAGTCAGTGTCAGTTTACTACAGTCCACTGTGTCTGCAGCATCTCGAAGGACAGAAGATTCTTCAAACGTTTGGGAGAAACGAATGCGTACGTCACTGAATCTCTTGCAAAGACGTCCTTGCTGGGGTCTCTCAGAAGAAGCTGAATGCCATGATCGTGCAATTTTCAGCAACCCCGATACTCAGAAAATGAGATTATACACTGCTGCGGGACCCAAGAAAGTTCGCGTTGTTTTACCAGATCGCAAACAGCGCCGGCTCGCCCATCATTCGTCCAGAAACAACTCTTATGATGCCGTATTTGTCATTGACCCCTTCCCTGAGGCGAGCTTTGGACATCTGGTCTTTCTGTTTCTAGTGAGCTATGATGTTAATGAGACTACCTGTAATAAGACTCTGAATGGTGCTTACATCTTCACAG ATCGGAGTGAGTGTATCCGGAGAGCAGAAAAATTCCACTGCAGAAACCGTGTCACCACAAGACAAGTCAAATGTGAGATCAATTTCATCCCACTGGTTTATTATAAGGATGACAGTGCTAAAACACAGCGTCTCCGATGCCGTCAGAAGCTGATAAATCTCAGATTTGCAACCTGCCCAGCGCTCGAAGACTTCCCTACACGATGTAGTGACAATAAACCGCGTTGTGATAACCGTGGAATCAGCAAACCTGACAGGTACTGCAGCCACAAGAGATGCAATCATGCAGTGTTGGTATCAGGTGGCTGGAATTCCTTCGCAAGTCGTCAGCGGTACCGCAGAAGTCTACATAATGTTTGGGCATTACTGCATTCAACAATGCGTTACAGGAAGCAGTTTATCAGGACCTTCCTTGGTCAGGGGCAGAAGAGGGAAC TTGCTGAAGATCAGATAGAAAAAACGTACGTGGTGGAAAGGACAACCAAGGTTCGACAATACATCAGTAACTTATGTCGCTCTATATTATGTGTGGAGACGTTAACCCTCTATCTGACGGGACCAGCGAACAGTGATGGAGCGCTTATGTTCTGGGACCGCAACCAAGTTGGAATAACTGATGAATCGAAGCTGTACACACCCAAACAGCTGTTAGACGATATTAGGAACTGTTCAGCAAGGCGAGTTTTTCTGATCGCGGATTACAGTTATTCAGGAGCGATGATCAACCGACTAAAGAGCAGAATCTCTCGCCACCCGGACCAGTTTCGAAACATTATGGCCATTTCATCAACGGACTGGGGAGAGTACGCAGGGAGAAACAATTTCACAGATGTTTTCATTGAGAAAAATAAAGAAGGTCCAATGACAAAAAGTGTAATACAAGTTTTCAAG GATATAAAGCGAGATCTCAGGGGAAGTTTGTCAACTCCACAAATTGTCACTGCACCCAGTTCTTCCTTCGTTAACATAACTCTCGACGGATACGAGTCCAATAAATCCAGAGAGGCTGCAAAAGATTTTCATCCTTGTAAGTTGATTCCGCGTAAGGATCTCCCGTCTTCTTTACCATAA